A single region of the Ancylobacter novellus DSM 506 genome encodes:
- a CDS encoding O-methyltransferase: MTDQQLWTAVDDYVVERLVPPDGALEAALTMSDAAGLPAINVAPNQGKLLMLLAKMAGARRILEIGTLGGYSTIWLARALPADGRLVTLEYEPDHAEVARANIARAGLGDIVDIRVGPALQSLAVLETEGEGPFDLVFIDADKPNNPHYLDWALKFSQPGTVIVADNVVRDGTILDPSHPDARVQGVRGTYDWFAREPRVTATAVQTVGSKGYDGFAVGLVTG, encoded by the coding sequence ATGACCGATCAGCAGCTCTGGACCGCGGTCGACGACTATGTCGTCGAGCGCCTCGTGCCCCCGGACGGGGCGCTGGAGGCGGCGCTCACGATGAGCGACGCCGCCGGCCTGCCGGCGATCAACGTCGCGCCGAACCAGGGCAAGCTGCTCATGCTGCTGGCGAAGATGGCCGGCGCCCGGCGCATCCTGGAGATCGGCACGCTCGGCGGCTATTCCACCATCTGGCTCGCCCGCGCTTTGCCGGCGGACGGCCGGCTGGTGACGCTGGAATATGAGCCTGATCATGCCGAGGTCGCCCGCGCCAACATCGCCCGCGCCGGGCTCGGGGACATCGTCGACATCCGCGTCGGTCCGGCGCTGCAGAGCCTCGCGGTGCTGGAGACGGAAGGCGAGGGGCCGTTCGACCTCGTCTTCATCGACGCCGACAAGCCGAACAACCCGCATTACCTCGACTGGGCCCTGAAATTCTCGCAGCCCGGCACCGTCATCGTCGCCGACAATGTGGTGCGCGACGGCACGATCCTCGATCCGTCCCACCCGGATGCGCGGGTGCAGGGCGTGCGCGGCACCTATGACTGGTTCGCCCGCGAGCCCCGCGTCACCGCGACGGCGGTGCAGACGGTCGGCTCCAAGGGCTATGACGGCTTCGCCGTGGGGCTGGTGACGGGGTGA
- the prmB gene encoding 50S ribosomal protein L3 N(5)-glutamine methyltransferase: MAAADELVTVRDFVRYAVSRFNAAGLAFGHGTTEALDEAAFIVLESLHLPIDDLSPWLDAKLTGEERTRLAGLIDARCETRQPAAYLLGRTYIQGVPFRSDKRAIVPRSFIGELLAAELAGGDPFALVPEPMAITRVLDLCTGSGCLAILAAMIFPNAEVDAVDLSPDALALAAENVAEHEMGDRVRLVEGDLFEALAGEVYDLIITNPPYVDAPAMAALPDEYRHEPSLAFDGGPDGLDIVRRILTEAPKHLSAQGSLICEIGTGKEILEAEYPNLPFLWLDTEDSEGEVFWLSASDFGGGTDVRVMTRMAR; the protein is encoded by the coding sequence ATGGCGGCGGCGGACGAACTGGTCACGGTGCGCGATTTCGTGCGCTACGCGGTGAGCCGCTTCAACGCGGCGGGCCTCGCCTTCGGCCACGGCACGACCGAGGCGCTCGACGAGGCGGCCTTCATCGTCCTGGAATCGCTGCACCTTCCCATCGACGACCTCTCGCCCTGGCTCGATGCGAAGCTGACCGGCGAGGAGCGCACGCGCCTTGCCGGGCTGATCGACGCCCGCTGCGAGACGCGCCAGCCGGCAGCCTATCTCCTGGGCCGCACCTATATCCAGGGCGTGCCGTTCCGCTCGGACAAGCGGGCCATCGTGCCGCGCTCCTTTATCGGCGAATTGCTGGCGGCCGAGCTCGCGGGCGGCGATCCCTTCGCTCTGGTGCCCGAGCCGATGGCGATCACGCGGGTGCTGGACCTGTGCACCGGCTCCGGCTGCCTCGCCATCCTCGCAGCGATGATCTTCCCCAATGCCGAGGTGGACGCGGTGGACCTCTCGCCCGACGCGCTGGCGCTCGCCGCCGAGAACGTGGCCGAGCACGAGATGGGAGACCGCGTGCGGCTCGTCGAGGGCGATCTCTTCGAGGCGCTGGCGGGGGAGGTCTACGACCTCATCATCACCAACCCGCCTTACGTCGACGCGCCGGCCATGGCGGCGCTGCCGGATGAATACCGCCACGAGCCGAGCCTCGCCTTCGACGGCGGGCCGGACGGCCTCGACATCGTCCGCCGCATCCTCACCGAGGCGCCCAAGCACCTCTCCGCGCAGGGCAGCCTGATCTGCGAGATCGGCACCGGCAAGGAGATACTGGAAGCCGAGTATCCCAACCTGCCCTTCCTCTGGCTCGACACCGAGGACAGCGAGGGCGAGGTGTTCTGGCTCTCCGCCAGCGACTTCGGCGGCGGCACCGATGTGCGGGTGATGACGCGCATGGCGCGGTGA